In Haloterrigena turkmenica DSM 5511, a single genomic region encodes these proteins:
- a CDS encoding HalOD1 output domain-containing protein, translated as MNGLLSDHEDSPAHRVHFDPTDSSQLSSAVVRAVSTVADRSPRDIDPLWETIDPEALERLLEHAAARGDAASFGLEFGVDEFDVVVTAGGEIVVYDDGSDPGSDDGLGFSFDG; from the coding sequence ATGAACGGCCTTCTGTCCGACCACGAGGATTCGCCCGCTCACCGCGTCCATTTCGATCCGACCGATTCCAGCCAGCTCTCGAGTGCGGTTGTCCGTGCAGTCTCGACCGTCGCGGATCGCTCGCCGCGAGATATCGACCCGCTGTGGGAGACGATCGATCCGGAGGCGCTCGAGCGGCTGCTCGAGCACGCGGCCGCACGGGGGGACGCGGCGTCGTTCGGCCTCGAGTTCGGCGTCGACGAGTTCGACGTGGTCGTCACCGCCGGCGGAGAGATCGTCGTCTACGACGACGGCAGCGACCCCGGGTCCGATGACGGCCTCGGGTTCTCGTTCGACGGGTAG
- a CDS encoding L-aspartate oxidase, whose protein sequence is MTDTPNSTQDATPETADVLVVGSGIAGCAAALAAAREGAEVLLLTKAEKPDGASTDWAQGGISTTRGDPESLKRDILEASDGTADPDAIDVLVEHADDAVEDVLLETLGIEFDETSEGEFDYTREAAHSNHRILHVDAATGTHILRPFLNYVDDHDRIEVRQDTAALDLITHEGRVHGVLTDEEPDGHPVFAGTTVLATGGIGALYTRSTNPDDATGDGIAMAALAGAEVEDMEYVQFHPTAYDCEAQRASRRSGDAAERDDPFLLSEALRGEGAVLRNGHGERFMDDYHPDAELAPRDIVARAVETEREETGEVVLDVSTLEGEFAEEYPAIAEKCRDRGIEGDEIPVAPCEHFLCGGIAVDENGRTSLDRLYAVGECVRTGVHGANRLASTSLLEGLVWGLRAGEDAADSGAEPEVVEAPDLRNSDPDLPERFAAEKSVRLKRTMDEYLGLERDPEEIARASAVLRRLKGEVDAYIRTRTARDLYELRNACVVTLLIARAAGENDESVGCHYVVSDGDEATAEPESPADD, encoded by the coding sequence ATGACCGATACACCGAATTCAACGCAGGATGCAACGCCGGAGACTGCGGACGTTCTGGTCGTCGGCAGCGGGATCGCTGGCTGTGCGGCCGCGCTCGCGGCCGCCCGGGAGGGCGCCGAGGTTCTCTTACTGACGAAAGCCGAGAAACCCGACGGCGCCAGCACCGACTGGGCCCAGGGCGGCATCTCGACGACGCGAGGCGACCCCGAGAGCCTGAAACGCGACATCCTCGAGGCCAGTGACGGGACCGCGGATCCCGACGCGATCGACGTGTTAGTCGAGCACGCCGACGACGCCGTCGAAGACGTGCTGCTCGAGACCCTCGGGATCGAGTTCGACGAGACGAGCGAGGGCGAGTTCGACTACACTCGGGAGGCCGCCCACTCCAACCATCGCATCCTCCACGTCGACGCCGCGACGGGCACCCACATCCTCCGGCCGTTCCTCAACTACGTCGACGACCACGACCGAATCGAGGTCCGGCAAGACACCGCCGCGCTCGACCTGATCACGCACGAGGGGCGAGTGCACGGCGTCCTGACCGACGAGGAACCCGACGGCCACCCCGTCTTCGCCGGGACGACAGTCCTCGCGACCGGCGGGATCGGCGCGCTCTACACGCGCTCGACTAACCCCGACGACGCGACCGGCGACGGGATCGCCATGGCCGCGCTCGCGGGCGCCGAGGTCGAAGACATGGAGTACGTGCAGTTTCACCCGACTGCGTACGACTGCGAGGCGCAACGCGCCTCGAGGCGAAGCGGCGACGCCGCGGAGCGCGACGATCCGTTCCTGCTCTCGGAAGCCCTGCGCGGCGAGGGCGCCGTGCTCCGCAACGGCCACGGCGAGCGGTTCATGGACGACTACCACCCCGACGCCGAACTCGCGCCGCGGGACATCGTCGCCCGCGCCGTCGAGACGGAGCGCGAGGAAACCGGCGAGGTCGTGCTGGACGTGAGTACGCTTGAGGGCGAGTTCGCCGAGGAGTACCCCGCCATCGCTGAGAAGTGTCGCGACCGCGGGATCGAGGGCGACGAGATTCCGGTCGCGCCCTGCGAGCACTTCCTGTGTGGCGGGATCGCAGTCGACGAGAACGGGCGAACGTCGCTCGATCGGCTCTACGCCGTCGGCGAGTGCGTCCGCACGGGCGTCCACGGCGCCAACCGGCTGGCGAGTACGAGCCTGCTCGAGGGCTTGGTCTGGGGGCTACGGGCCGGCGAGGACGCCGCGGATTCCGGTGCCGAACCCGAGGTCGTCGAGGCGCCCGACCTCCGCAACAGCGATCCCGACCTGCCCGAGCGGTTCGCCGCCGAGAAATCCGTCCGGCTGAAGCGGACGATGGACGAGTATCTCGGCCTCGAGCGCGACCCCGAGGAGATCGCTCGCGCGAGCGCCGTCCTCCGGCGGCTCAAGGGCGAGGTCGACGCGTACATCCGGACGCGGACGGCGCGGGATCTCTACGAACTCCGAAACGCCTGCGTCGTCACCCTGTTGATCGCCCGCGCCGCCGGCGAGAACGACGAGTCGGTAGGCTGTCACTACGTCGTGAGCGACGGCGACGAGGCGACGGCAGAACCCGAATCCCCGGCGGACGACTGA
- the hmgA gene encoding hydroxymethylglutaryl-CoA reductase (NADPH): MTDPEDLVERVREGELRLHELEDHADHDTAAEARRLFLERETATELEAIGDYAFPAEAAEPNIENMIGAAQVPMGVVGPVPVDGGAATGDHYLPLATTEGALLASVNRGLGVIRSAGGADARVTKNGMTRAPVFRVAGVAEAAETVEWVNENTEALAEAAESTTSHGELIDVEPYVVGDSVYLRFAYDTKDAMGMNMATIATGEACEIVERETPADLVALSGNLCSDKKPAAINAVEGRGRSVTADAVIPGELVEDRLHTTPEAIAEANTRKNLTGSAKAGSLGFNAHAANVVAAAFLATGQDEAQVVEAANAITTMDAREREDGTTDLYASVSLASLEVGTVGGGTKLPTQSEALEVLGLRGGGDPPGSNADALAEIIAVGALAGELSLLGALSSRHLASAHEDLGR; this comes from the coding sequence ATGACAGACCCCGAGGACCTCGTCGAGCGAGTACGCGAGGGCGAGTTGCGCCTGCACGAACTCGAGGACCACGCCGACCACGACACCGCGGCCGAAGCGCGCCGGCTGTTCCTCGAGCGCGAGACGGCAACGGAACTCGAGGCGATCGGCGACTACGCGTTCCCCGCCGAGGCCGCGGAGCCGAACATCGAGAACATGATCGGCGCCGCGCAGGTGCCGATGGGCGTCGTCGGTCCCGTCCCCGTAGATGGCGGCGCGGCCACCGGCGATCACTACCTGCCGCTGGCGACCACCGAGGGTGCCCTGCTGGCGTCGGTCAACCGCGGGCTGGGCGTGATTCGCTCCGCGGGCGGCGCGGACGCCCGTGTGACGAAAAACGGGATGACCCGCGCGCCGGTGTTTCGGGTGGCCGGCGTCGCCGAGGCCGCCGAGACCGTCGAGTGGGTCAACGAGAACACCGAGGCGCTGGCCGAGGCCGCCGAGTCCACGACGAGCCACGGCGAACTGATCGACGTCGAACCGTACGTCGTCGGCGACTCCGTCTACCTGCGCTTCGCCTACGACACCAAGGACGCGATGGGGATGAACATGGCCACCATCGCGACCGGCGAGGCCTGCGAGATCGTCGAACGCGAGACCCCGGCCGATCTCGTCGCGCTCTCGGGCAACCTCTGCTCGGACAAGAAGCCCGCCGCGATCAACGCCGTCGAGGGCCGCGGGCGCTCGGTGACGGCCGACGCCGTGATCCCCGGCGAACTCGTCGAGGACCGCCTGCACACCACGCCGGAGGCTATCGCCGAGGCGAACACGCGCAAGAACCTTACCGGCAGCGCCAAGGCCGGCAGCCTCGGGTTCAACGCCCACGCGGCCAACGTCGTCGCCGCGGCCTTCCTCGCGACCGGCCAGGACGAGGCCCAGGTCGTCGAGGCCGCGAACGCGATCACGACCATGGACGCCCGCGAGCGCGAGGACGGCACCACCGACCTCTACGCCAGCGTCTCGCTGGCCTCCCTCGAGGTCGGCACCGTCGGCGGCGGGACGAAGCTGCCGACCCAGTCCGAAGCGCTCGAGGTGCTGGGACTGCGCGGCGGCGGCGACCCGCCGGGCTCGAACGCCGACGCCTTGGCCGAGATCATCGCCGTCGGCGCGCTGGCCGGCGAACTCTCCCTGCTCGGGGCGCTCTCCTCGCGACACCTCGCGAGCGCCCACGAGGACCTCGGGCGCTGA
- the nadA gene encoding quinolinate synthase NadA has protein sequence MVKMETAELETDLSLFKYDNLEQLPPRYRDLEEDERTERIEAALEALGDDVVILGHNYQRREIVEHADFIGDSYQLSKEAANADAEYVIFGGVTFMAESADIITDDEQTVILPSMEASCPMAGMAEALQVDSAWAEITAAAPDADIVPITYMNSYADLKAFCASQGGLVCTSSNAHKAFEYAFERGDKVLFLPDKHLGENTAHRLDMEDEIAEWDPWDPEGKDADEVAESDIILWDGYCQVHERFREDHIAEIRAEHPEAKVIVHPECRREVVEAADKAGSTATICETVENADPDETWAIGTEIHLTEHLQRWHPEVNVLPLCGDACMDCNAMRQIDPNYLTWVLEELVEGRERNVIEVAPEEKELAGVALERMLEI, from the coding sequence ATGGTCAAAATGGAAACGGCGGAGCTGGAGACCGATTTGAGTCTGTTCAAATACGATAACCTCGAACAACTACCGCCCCGATACCGCGATCTCGAAGAAGATGAGCGTACGGAGCGTATCGAGGCGGCGCTCGAGGCGCTCGGCGACGACGTCGTGATCTTAGGGCACAACTATCAGCGCCGGGAGATCGTCGAGCACGCCGATTTCATCGGCGATTCCTACCAACTCTCGAAGGAGGCCGCGAACGCGGACGCCGAGTACGTGATCTTCGGCGGCGTGACGTTCATGGCCGAGAGCGCGGACATCATCACCGACGACGAGCAGACGGTGATCCTCCCGAGCATGGAGGCCTCGTGTCCGATGGCCGGGATGGCCGAAGCCCTGCAGGTCGACAGCGCGTGGGCCGAGATCACCGCGGCCGCGCCCGACGCCGACATCGTCCCGATCACCTACATGAACTCCTACGCCGACCTGAAGGCCTTCTGTGCGAGCCAGGGCGGGCTCGTCTGTACCTCCTCGAACGCACACAAGGCCTTCGAGTACGCCTTCGAGAGGGGCGACAAGGTCCTCTTCCTCCCCGATAAACACCTCGGCGAGAACACGGCCCACCGGCTGGACATGGAAGACGAGATCGCCGAGTGGGACCCGTGGGATCCCGAGGGGAAAGACGCCGACGAGGTCGCCGAGAGCGACATCATCCTCTGGGACGGCTACTGCCAGGTCCACGAGCGGTTCCGCGAGGACCACATCGCCGAGATTCGGGCGGAACACCCCGAGGCGAAGGTTATCGTTCACCCCGAATGCCGACGCGAGGTCGTCGAAGCCGCCGACAAAGCGGGCTCGACGGCGACGATCTGCGAGACCGTCGAAAACGCCGATCCCGACGAGACGTGGGCCATCGGGACCGAGATCCACCTCACCGAGCACCTCCAGCGCTGGCACCCCGAGGTGAACGTTCTGCCGCTCTGTGGCGACGCCTGCATGGACTGCAACGCCATGCGCCAGATCGACCCCAACTACCTCACCTGGGTGCTCGAGGAACTCGTCGAGGGCCGCGAACGCAACGTCATCGAGGTCGCGCCCGAGGAGAAGGAACTCGCGGGCGTCGCGCTCGAGCGCATGCTCGAGATCTAA
- a CDS encoding cupin domain-containing protein, giving the protein MERVSIDDCEPSEAADGVHLALLAGTDSMNVQHFEIEPGATVDEHSHPHDQTGYIVQGELTFLTDGEEIVCGSGDSYAIPGDQPHAAENRGDETVRGVDIFSPPRENPSWQED; this is encoded by the coding sequence ATGGAACGCGTTTCGATCGACGACTGCGAGCCGTCGGAAGCGGCCGACGGCGTCCACCTGGCGCTGCTGGCAGGCACCGACTCGATGAACGTCCAACACTTCGAGATCGAACCCGGCGCGACCGTCGACGAGCACAGCCACCCCCACGACCAGACGGGCTACATCGTGCAGGGCGAACTGACGTTTCTCACCGACGGCGAGGAGATCGTCTGTGGGTCCGGCGACTCCTACGCGATTCCGGGCGACCAGCCCCACGCGGCCGAGAACCGCGGCGACGAGACCGTCCGCGGCGTCGACATCTTCAGCCCGCCGCGGGAAAATCCGAGCTGGCAGGAGGACTGA
- the gfo6 gene encoding D-xylose 1-dehydrogenase Gfo6 — protein MALEEVFSHFTRRDWEEESPEGTVRLAVVGVGGFARKRALPAIAEGRYCETTALVSGSPDRTRTVAESFDVPHVLGYDAFLAGDHAETYDAVYVATPNATHGEYAVAAAERGKHVVCEKPLETTRERAAGIVDACESAGVTLMTAYRLQTEPTIRRARELVRSGVIGDIVQVHGGFSHPLLEGADPDTWRLDPDLAGGGALVDLGVYPLNTIRFVLEDDPADVYATTHSSGPPFDAVDEHVAFQLEFASGATASCTASFDAHASSQLDLIGTEGKIHVESPFGGVVPQEMVVESGDVCMEYTGPRVDEVCEEFDYFGYCVLTGTAPEPDGQDGLADLEAIEAAYESAETGCQVELE, from the coding sequence ATGGCACTCGAGGAGGTCTTTTCACACTTCACCCGGCGGGACTGGGAGGAGGAATCGCCCGAGGGAACGGTTCGCCTCGCCGTCGTCGGCGTCGGGGGCTTCGCCCGGAAGCGCGCGCTCCCGGCGATCGCCGAAGGCCGGTACTGCGAGACGACGGCGCTGGTTTCCGGCTCGCCCGACCGCACGCGGACCGTCGCCGAGTCGTTCGACGTTCCCCACGTTCTCGGCTACGACGCGTTCCTGGCCGGCGACCACGCGGAGACCTACGACGCGGTCTACGTCGCGACGCCGAACGCCACCCACGGCGAGTACGCCGTCGCCGCCGCGGAGCGCGGGAAACACGTCGTCTGCGAGAAGCCCCTCGAGACGACCCGCGAGCGCGCCGCCGGGATCGTCGACGCCTGCGAGTCGGCCGGCGTGACGTTGATGACGGCCTATCGGCTGCAGACCGAGCCGACGATCCGGCGGGCGCGGGAACTCGTCCGCAGCGGCGTCATCGGCGATATCGTGCAGGTTCACGGCGGCTTCTCGCACCCGCTGCTCGAGGGCGCCGACCCCGACACGTGGCGTCTCGATCCCGACCTCGCGGGCGGCGGCGCGCTGGTCGATCTGGGCGTCTACCCGCTCAACACGATCCGGTTCGTCCTCGAGGACGACCCCGCGGACGTCTACGCCACGACCCACTCGAGCGGCCCGCCGTTCGACGCGGTCGACGAGCACGTCGCCTTCCAACTCGAGTTCGCCAGCGGCGCGACGGCCTCGTGTACGGCCAGCTTCGACGCCCACGCCAGCAGCCAGCTCGACCTGATCGGCACCGAGGGGAAGATCCACGTCGAGTCGCCGTTCGGCGGCGTCGTTCCCCAGGAGATGGTCGTCGAGAGCGGCGACGTCTGCATGGAGTACACGGGCCCGCGGGTCGACGAGGTCTGCGAGGAGTTCGACTACTTCGGCTACTGCGTGCTGACGGGGACGGCGCCCGAACCCGACGGACAGGACGGGCTCGCGGATCTCGAGGCAATCGAGGCCGCCTACGAGTCAGCCGAGACGGGGTGTCAGGTGGAACTCGAGTGA
- a CDS encoding amidohydrolase — translation MTDAADRLLVNAAVHTLDEPDVVHEAVAVRDGEIVRLGDSDEVSFLAGVETDVIDCEGRTVLPGFVDAHTHMEQLGQHLVHADLSAATSLEDCLETLSAHADTEPDREWVLGFGYDESEWAESRTRPLTSAELDRVSEDRPVVAMRVDLHTASLNSIALERLADDLPASDLRRSGGEPTGVAVEDAAEAVRRKLTAGREKMREVLAAATERAVELGVTGVHDKVRGSVAPRVYRDMAADGDLPLRVRIDYWSDHLEALEEVGLATNAGGDRVRTGAIKSFSDGSFGSRTARLREPYVDASTGEADVSANEADGADTARETEEGDDRGQWVVDPEDLAGLIERADGAGYQVCVHAIGDAAIEETLSALESTADPGGRRHRIEHAELATDDQIERMAEAGIVASMQPNFHRWADEGGLYDRRLGRERRDRTNRFRRVLEAGVPLAFGSDCMPLNPLLGIHYAVNAPTEAQRLSVTDALRAYTRGAAYAGFDEDRLGTVEVGKRADLVVLEASPWEQSDWIDEIDVAMTMVDGDIVFDGFDC, via the coding sequence ATGACCGACGCCGCCGACCGCCTGCTCGTGAACGCGGCGGTCCACACCCTCGACGAGCCCGACGTCGTCCACGAGGCGGTCGCCGTCCGCGACGGCGAGATCGTCCGTCTCGGGGACAGCGACGAGGTATCGTTCCTCGCAGGCGTCGAGACCGACGTGATCGACTGCGAGGGCCGGACCGTCCTGCCGGGCTTTGTCGACGCCCACACGCACATGGAACAGCTCGGACAGCACCTCGTCCACGCCGATCTCTCGGCCGCGACGAGTCTCGAAGACTGCCTCGAGACGCTGTCGGCCCACGCCGATACTGAACCGGACCGCGAGTGGGTCCTCGGCTTCGGCTACGACGAGAGCGAGTGGGCGGAGTCGCGGACGCGACCGCTCACGAGCGCGGAACTCGACCGCGTCAGCGAGGACCGCCCCGTCGTCGCGATGCGCGTCGATCTGCACACCGCCTCGCTGAACTCGATCGCCCTCGAGCGGCTCGCGGACGACCTCCCCGCCTCCGATCTGCGGCGGTCGGGCGGCGAGCCGACCGGCGTCGCCGTCGAAGACGCCGCCGAGGCCGTCCGCCGGAAACTGACCGCCGGCCGCGAGAAAATGCGCGAGGTCCTCGCCGCGGCGACCGAACGCGCGGTCGAGTTAGGCGTTACCGGCGTTCACGACAAGGTCCGCGGCTCGGTCGCGCCCCGGGTCTACCGCGACATGGCCGCCGACGGCGACCTGCCCCTTCGCGTTCGGATCGACTACTGGAGCGACCATCTCGAGGCCCTCGAGGAGGTCGGGCTGGCGACGAACGCGGGCGGCGACCGCGTCCGGACGGGCGCGATCAAGTCCTTCTCCGACGGGAGCTTCGGGAGTCGAACGGCGCGGCTCCGGGAGCCGTACGTCGACGCCAGTACGGGCGAGGCGGACGTCAGTGCGAACGAAGCGGACGGTGCGGACACAGCACGCGAGACGGAAGAAGGCGACGACCGCGGCCAGTGGGTCGTCGACCCCGAGGATCTCGCCGGACTGATCGAGCGCGCCGACGGCGCCGGGTATCAGGTCTGTGTCCACGCCATCGGCGACGCGGCGATCGAGGAGACGCTGTCGGCCCTCGAGTCGACGGCCGACCCCGGCGGACGGCGCCACCGGATCGAACACGCGGAACTGGCGACCGACGACCAGATAGAACGCATGGCCGAGGCCGGTATCGTCGCGTCGATGCAGCCGAACTTCCACCGCTGGGCGGACGAGGGCGGCCTCTACGACAGGCGGTTGGGTCGCGAGCGGCGGGATCGGACCAATCGATTCCGGCGGGTGCTCGAGGCCGGCGTCCCGCTCGCCTTCGGCTCAGACTGTATGCCGCTGAATCCGCTGCTCGGAATCCACTACGCCGTCAACGCGCCGACCGAGGCACAGCGACTGTCGGTTACCGACGCGCTGCGGGCCTATACGCGCGGCGCGGCCTACGCGGGGTTCGACGAGGACCGTCTCGGGACCGTCGAGGTCGGGAAGCGGGCCGATCTGGTCGTCCTCGAGGCGTCACCGTGGGAGCAGTCGGATTGGATCGACGAGATCGACGTGGCGATGACGATGGTCGACGGCGACATCGTCTTCGACGGGTTCGACTGCTGA
- a CDS encoding LLM class flavin-dependent oxidoreductase, which translates to MDVGLMVTSFGDLDLADIAVRAEQLAYDAVWVGELWGESGVVQLTEMACRTDEIELGSAILNVYSRSPAVLAMTAASLQRASDGRFTLGVGTSTPKAVEDLHGMAFDRPVRRAHETIELVRAYTAGDGRVDYDGEVLAAADFPSLETSVPIYHAGLGPANRRVVGRLCDGWIPHNIPFSHLEEAFEEVADAARERDRDPSEIAIAPYVPSAVSEDPDEARETLRRHIAYYVGSGEGYRRAVATAYPERADRIADAWRSGEKGEAADAVTDAMLADLGVAGTPDDAREQLRTLVAETGIDHPIVVVPEPASRDVVETTIDELAPDRL; encoded by the coding sequence ATGGACGTCGGACTCATGGTAACGTCGTTCGGTGACCTCGATCTCGCGGACATCGCGGTCCGCGCGGAGCAACTGGCCTACGACGCCGTCTGGGTCGGCGAACTCTGGGGCGAGAGCGGCGTCGTCCAGCTAACCGAAATGGCGTGTCGAACGGACGAGATCGAACTCGGGAGCGCGATCCTGAACGTCTACTCGCGGTCACCGGCCGTGCTCGCGATGACCGCCGCGTCGCTGCAGCGGGCCTCGGACGGCCGCTTCACGCTCGGCGTCGGGACCAGCACCCCGAAGGCCGTCGAGGACCTCCACGGGATGGCGTTCGATCGCCCCGTCCGGCGGGCCCACGAGACGATCGAACTCGTCCGCGCGTACACCGCCGGCGACGGCCGCGTCGACTACGACGGCGAGGTGCTCGCGGCCGCCGACTTCCCGTCGCTCGAGACCTCGGTGCCGATCTACCACGCCGGTCTCGGGCCGGCGAACCGGCGGGTCGTCGGCCGGCTCTGCGACGGCTGGATCCCCCACAACATCCCGTTTTCGCACCTCGAGGAGGCCTTCGAGGAAGTCGCGGACGCGGCCCGCGAGCGCGACCGCGATCCGAGCGAGATCGCGATCGCGCCCTACGTTCCGTCGGCGGTCAGCGAGGATCCCGACGAGGCTCGGGAGACGCTGCGCCGGCACATCGCCTACTACGTCGGCAGCGGCGAAGGGTATCGCCGAGCCGTCGCGACGGCGTACCCCGAGCGCGCGGACCGCATCGCTGACGCGTGGCGCAGCGGAGAGAAGGGCGAGGCCGCCGACGCGGTGACCGACGCGATGCTGGCGGATCTCGGCGTCGCCGGCACGCCGGACGACGCACGCGAGCAGCTTCGGACGCTCGTCGCCGAGACGGGGATCGACCACCCCATCGTCGTCGTTCCGGAACCGGCCTCGAGGGACGTCGTCGAGACGACGATCGACGAACTCGCACCCGACCGGCTCTGA
- a CDS encoding helix-turn-helix domain-containing protein, producing the protein MSEARVIAEITLVHPELVLTPTIQALPEMTTELEYQTIAGPGEYYLFFETYGGDFDAFDRVVADDPTVSEPTVVIDGGEFRVYRMRLTSAERLVLPRAAELGMRVLHASSGHGGWIATLEVPELDRLQEFRDHCRSKDVAFTVDRLYHAEDGDRNLGQGYGLTPVQQETLVTAYERGYFEDPRESSVEDLAAALGVSSSAVSGRLRRGLKALIENSVIR; encoded by the coding sequence ATGAGCGAGGCGCGGGTCATCGCCGAAATCACGCTCGTCCACCCCGAGCTGGTGCTTACCCCGACGATCCAGGCGCTTCCGGAGATGACTACCGAACTCGAGTACCAGACGATCGCCGGGCCGGGGGAGTACTACCTCTTCTTCGAGACCTACGGCGGCGATTTCGACGCGTTCGACCGCGTCGTCGCCGACGATCCCACGGTCTCGGAGCCGACGGTCGTCATCGACGGGGGCGAGTTCCGCGTCTACCGGATGCGGCTGACCTCGGCGGAACGGCTGGTGTTGCCCCGCGCTGCCGAACTCGGAATGCGAGTCCTCCATGCCTCGAGCGGTCACGGGGGCTGGATCGCGACCCTCGAGGTGCCCGAGCTTGACCGGTTACAGGAATTTCGCGATCACTGTCGGAGCAAGGACGTCGCCTTCACCGTCGACCGGCTCTACCACGCCGAGGACGGCGACCGGAACCTGGGACAGGGCTACGGGCTGACGCCCGTTCAACAGGAGACGCTCGTCACCGCCTACGAACGCGGCTACTTCGAGGACCCGCGGGAGTCCTCGGTCGAGGATCTCGCGGCCGCGCTCGGCGTCTCCTCGTCGGCCGTCAGCGGGCGCCTCCGCCGCGGGCTGAAGGCGCTGATCGAGAACTCGGTCATCCGCTGA
- a CDS encoding DUF5817 domain-containing protein: MYAVVGCSECSNLWIIEGRSETTQCPRCGARKAYEKRKKFVETDDAGHARDVRASMLANRQGEGEAFAELDSFNALEDEVADGVVDDDEYLEESGLDVEEVSAAGERDPRGPTRSGSKKEIVERALEDLERPTEDEIIDYAGERGVSAEYAQDALEKLVGRGEVSESRGRYRRL; this comes from the coding sequence ATGTACGCCGTCGTCGGCTGTAGCGAGTGTTCGAACCTCTGGATCATCGAGGGTCGCTCCGAGACGACCCAGTGTCCACGGTGTGGCGCGCGGAAGGCCTACGAGAAGCGCAAGAAGTTCGTCGAAACCGACGACGCCGGCCACGCCCGCGACGTCCGCGCGTCGATGCTCGCGAACCGGCAGGGCGAGGGCGAGGCATTCGCCGAGCTGGACTCCTTTAACGCCCTCGAGGACGAGGTCGCCGACGGCGTCGTCGACGACGACGAGTACCTCGAGGAATCCGGTCTCGACGTCGAGGAGGTCTCGGCCGCCGGCGAGCGCGACCCGCGCGGACCGACCCGCAGCGGCAGCAAGAAGGAGATCGTCGAACGGGCACTCGAGGACCTCGAGCGACCGACCGAAGACGAAATCATCGACTACGCCGGCGAACGCGGCGTCTCGGCGGAGTACGCACAGGACGCGCTCGAGAAACTCGTCGGACGCGGCGAGGTCAGCGAGAGCCGCGGCCGGTACCGACGGCTGTAG